The genomic DNA ccttttaaaaaaaataaaaaataagtggcgacttcaagtcattgttctaaaaaaataacaataaatcaattttaaaataaaaatcgagttcaccatcgagtgggaaatgcaTGTGCtagaaatgcggggtccacaaaattatataaaattaaaattatttataaaaaattaagacaaaaaaataataataattcattctttatattttatgttatcaaattaaatggtaaggataaatataaatatattaatattttaaattttattgaataaaacatatatgatattattgtaaaggaaaattataatatttagttttatatcCAAAATtgtatatcttattattttataatatttaaaagtatcATACTATTTTCTACTTCCAATGTCACTGGcaaatcccacatcggaagatCACTAGTTATATAGCAGGAAACATAGGTGGAAATACCCCTACCAACTCTGTCACAGGGATGGTAGTTCATGGGTCGTAACCAGCCCAATGAGGATTAGATTGTTGTACTTATGGGCTAGAAGAAATAGGCCCCATGATAACCAGTCAAAacattaaaagattttttattggttcttgaaaaaataaatcagGCGGTTCATACGGTTTGATGGTTGGACTGTTGAATCGACCGGTTCAACGCGGTTTGATGGTAGGACTACCGATTTGATATAAGAACGGTTCAATTGGTCTGCttcgatttttaaaattatgataaaaacaaGCCAAATGagttctcttttctctttttaaagaaaaaaaaggctgGCGGATACCTTGCAGACTTTGTCGCACCACCCTTTCTTGTGTTTGACATTATCCTCTGAGAATGGAATGGAATGAATCTTTATTCTCAACTTACCAAAGTATGATAAACCTCAATATTCTTccattatttttaacaaattttagttatatgatttttttaaaaaggatttGAATAGAACTAGACTTGCTAATTGTCCGTAACGTGGCAGCAGAATTTCTTTAGCAAAAGTAAAGGATATACCAAACTTGATAACTGGATAAAGATTGCAAAGATCTTCTATTCTTTCTTGGTCGTCCCACTTCCATGAGCATAACGGTTTTCCGAATGATGATAAGCATAAGTATCATTAGTAGACTTACCTGTTCTGGACCGACATATTAGCAGTGATTGGGGCGAGGTGATGATCCAATTCCATGGAGGAGTGGGAAACAAGGAGGGACGTTGCAGCAGAAGAAGGCGATCAACCAAGCAGGAACAGTGGCCAAACTGGGCCCGGGCCGGTTAAGGAACAATGAATTGATATGGATGGACTCAGGCCTGGGCTGGAAAATTGGCTATTGTCTGTGGAAGACGCAGAGGAAAGGACCCATCAGTCTCAGACTCAATGGGGAAAGATAGCAAAGGTTCCTCAGATGCTGAGACGCATCCAGGATTTCGAGAAATTCTATGAAGCGATGGTCATTTCGTTCGATCCTTAACATCATGGCAAACCCCATCTTCACCAAGGGGAAATGCGCAAGCTTCTATGTGCCAGAAGGTTCCTGGATGAGAGTCACCAGTTCATCACCTTTTTTTACAGCAAAATTGAAAGCAATATCGAGTTGGTGAGGATGTGCTATGATGAGGATCAGACAAACAAGTATGATATGAGGAACTCGCCAGGATGATGCTTCTGGATGGGTGTTTTTTACTACATCTCATCCACTGTGTGAGCAGAAATGGGAGGAAGTATCGTGGTTTGAATGTTAAAATTCATTTGATTAGTTTTGTGCACCAGGACTTGTTCTTGCTTGAGAACCAACTTCCCTTTGGAGTCCTCAAGTTGTTCGAGGGAGCAAAATTCCAGGCGGATTGggaataaaaaatggaagagatGATAAAAAGTTTCATCACTTCGAACACCGTTATGCCACAAGCAATGACGCTACTGGCGGAGGAGCCGCCCTCTCGTCTACTCGACATTTTGTGAAGTGGGCTCCTCGGCTCTGAGCCTGCAACTTACAAAAAAAGACAGTCTCGAGGAAGATGGGGGATCGGTCggaaggaaaaagggaaaacaactAGGCAACTGGATATTGTATCGGAACATGACGGAGCTTGCAGCTGTCGGGATCCATCTTAAACACAGTAGGACGGGTTTCATGAAAGACATTTCTTTCGAGTCCTACTTCTTTGGATACCTGAAACTTGGCCCAATAATCATTGACACCTCCACGAAGCCCAAGTTGTTGAACTTGATAGCTTATGAAATGTGTCCAAATGCCCCAGATGATTTGAGTCACTTCTTATATATGCTTCCTTGATTCCCTCGTTAAGCATGGTGTGCATGTGATGCTGCTGCAATCAAATTACACTCTCTACAACTTTCTCGGTAGTGACGAAAAGGTGGCAGACCTCTTCAACGACATTGCCAAGGATTTGGTGCCAAACCCTCATGTTTATGCTGATGTCAACACCGGAGTTCAGAAGCATTACAATAACAGGTAAAAGTCGGTTTTTATGAGTGTAAGATAGTTTAAATAATTAGTAAAGTAAGGTAGTGGAAAATATATTTCCAAGTCGGTCATAGAGAATTTGGATTTGATGGAAAAATTctcttgaaaaattaattttaaagaaaacaaaatattttcatgttttcttattttttttaataatatttttactgaTAGTgtattttaacaataaaattattataaatgtatgtattttaataataatatattttgatatcaaTTAGAAACTCCATTCCTAAGAATTGAAACACCTGTCTCAGCTATATTGGCCTGGTTAAAACAAGCAGTTTGTCCAAAGTATACTtaaaaacctagaattgagTCTTTGTTAACCGAACATCTTCATGAAAAAACTATTCAATAACAGTGTTTAATGATAATAGGAACCACAGTATTCTCATGCAAAAGATATATATTGATTGCAAAAGGGCGAAACTTGAGAGAGATGCATGAATTCTCAAGCTCAAATACACAATGGGTTTGGTGGGTGGCGGTGTCATTTATGAGGGGGGAAAGCAGCAAAGTAGGTTTGAGAGATACTTAAGCCAAGGGCCAAAACTGCAGCAATGAAGGCCAGAAAGGTGAAATTGGCGTGCAGCCATTTAGAGATACAGACATTTACCTTGTTATTGTAATGCTTCTGAATGCCGGATTTGACATGAGCATAAGCAGTAGAGTTAGGCACCAGATCCTTGGCAATGTCGTTGAAGAGGTCTGCCACCTTTTCGTCACTTCCGAGAAAGTTGAAGAGAGTGTAATTTGATTGCAGCAGCATCACATCCTCAGCATTCTTAATGAGGGAGTCAAGGAAGCATATATAAGAAGTGACTCCAAGATCAGCTGGGCCATTTGGACTCATTTCATAAGCTGCCAAGTTCAACAGCATAAGCTTCGTGGAGGCGTCTATGGTTATTTGGGGAAGTTTCAGGTATCCAAAGAAGAAGTAGGACTCGAAAGATATGTCGCTCAAGTAAGTCGTCCTACTCGGTTTAAGATGGATCCCGGCAGCTGCAAGTTCCTTGATGTTTCGATACGACTGCCAGTCGCCTTGTTGTTCGCCCGTTTCCCTTGGACAGATCCCCCGCCATATTCCTCCAGACTGTCCTTTTTGTTCAGGTACAGGCTGAGGGCCGAGGAGCCCACTTCGCAAAAGGTCGAGGAGATGAGAAGGCGGCTCCTTTACCAGATCTAATTCTAAAGCCACTCCTGCTGGCCTAGTGATGTTAGAAGTGATGAATTTTTTCATCATCTCTTCCATTGTAGCCGCCCCGAATCTTGCTCCCTCGAACAACAACTTGAGGATTTCAAAGGGAAGTTGGTTCTCAAGCAAGAACAAGTCCAGTCGCGCAAAAGCAATGAAATGACTTTTAACATTCAAACCATGCAAATTACTCTCATCTCCGTTCACTACACAGTAGATGAAATATAGAAGAGAACACCCATCCAGAAGCATCATCCTGACGAGTTCCTCACTATTATAGTTGTTTGTTTGATCCTTATCATAGCACATCCTCACTAACCCGATATTGCTGTCAATTTCGTCGTACAATTTGTAGATGTCCTGGTCACTAACAGCCAGGAAGCTTTGGGCAAATAGAGGCTTGAGCATTTCCCCTTGCTGAAGATGGGGTTTGCCATGATGGTAAGGACCGAACGAAATCACCCTCGGTTCATAGAATTTCTCGAAATCCTGGGTGCGTCTCAGAATCTGAGGAACCTTTGGTATCCTTCGCCGTACCCATTGAGTCTCAGATTGATCAGTCCTTTCTGCAGATATCACAGAAGCGAACCAATCTTCCGGCCTAGGCGAGATTTTATCAATATCAATTATCTGCCTAAGCGGCCTGGGCCCAGTTTGGCTACTGTTCCTGCTTGGTTGATCGCCTTCTTCTGCTGCAACGCTCCTCCTTGTTTGGCCCTCCATGGAATTGGATCACCACCTTGGCCCAATCGGCAATCACTGCTAGTATGTTGGTCCAGAAGAGGTAAGTCTACTGATGATATTTATGCTTAGCAACATTCAGAAAACTGTCATGCTAATTAAATTGGGACGACAAAAGATCTTTGCAAACTTCATCCAGTTATCAAATTTGGTATTATCTATTACTTTTGCTAAAGAATTTCAGCTGCCACTTTCTGGACAATTAGCAAGTCTGGTTCCATTCATATCCTTGTTAACCAactaaaatttgtcaaaaataaCGAAAGAATAATGAGGGTTATCATATAGTATTTTGATAAGTTGAGAATAAAGTTGCATTCCGTTCCTTTCTGAAAGCctgaaaacaattcttttgcAGTGAAGTTGGGTTTGTCAATACGTTCACAAAGCCATCCGAGATTTGGTTGTCGTTACTGGTCTTGTTTATAAATGGATTGCTAGTTACTTAGGCTTTCAGGATTGAGCCACCCCATGGGCTGATATCTGAGCCAATCTGCTGTAACCCGGCCCCGATCAGTCTTCTTGTACTTATGGGccaatttgatgaaaatttaaaatgttggaCTGTTTTTGTTAGTTCtgtttttctgatttttaaaagcaaaaataaatacaCGTTCGATTGTAATATGATAAggagtaaattttttttttctttaataatggTAATAGCAAGTGCGACACTGATGTTATTGGTTTTCATAGCAaagataacatatttttaattagtagCATGTATTAGGATATATTTTTGAGAAATAgaccatgaaaaatataagcaaaCAAGACATAGGAAGTTTGGTGATGGGAATAGtgcaaattttttaatttcactcaAAATTTACTTATACAGTAGTGcgattatttaatattttaatggaaataaaaaaatttaaaaataaataaattcttatatgACTAATTTATTCAAAAGTCAAAACCTTTACTTGCTTCATTGGTCTGGGCGATTCAtgacaaaatattaatattctagacttattaattaatttagaaacTAAGCCATACATAGAGGCCAAGGCCAATGAGAAGGTGAGGACACTAGTGGTCAAAGAAATGGTGAGATCCTCCAATACTTCAAAGAAAGACTCATTGGGTATTGCCTTCAAAAACATCTTCGTTCCCCACCGCTTTAAGTGAATGAGATTTTGTAATAACAAATGGTATCTTGGGTTTACCCAAAAATAGATGGAGCTATTTTAGAGTCATAAAGAAAAACCTTTTCATTTAGTGTAAAAATTTCCTCAAAATACATCGATCATGAAAGACCATTATCTTTTCTTTATGAATCTTAGAAACGTTGATAGGTTTCAAGTCTCAATTCTTAAGAGCAATTCATCACTCTGTTGGAATTTCTTTCTAATAGCAGCTGGAGTCAGTAAAGTCAATTTCTTTAGTACCTAGCTAAGACATCTGGAGCTCAATCCATGCTGACAAAATGACAAGCTagatttaaaaacatttctttttcaCTCTCTAACATctaaaaaggccaaaaaaatcaaaataacttagtgcatggaagaagaagaaagtaaCAAGACAGCTGCAAAAGCCAAATCTACCAACCTGTGGCGTGATCAGATGCCGAAAGTGTTGATGGAAGCAGTGAGTGAGAACAGGCACTGAGAGTGATTTGCAATGGGAAACCGGGGCACTGCCAAGATGCTTTTAAACTTGCCCCCACTCAACCATTTAAAGGCACTGAGAGTGAATGAGACCCAGGAAGCTGCCCTTCAACTAATTCTCAAAGGCAATCCCTTAAAGCAATGATCATTGTTCagtgtaaaattaaaaataaaccgACGTACGATTccaccaatttttaaaaagttgaatagAAAATTGAAGTCTTGCCTGAGCTCTTGTCCTTTTCGATAAGCAACTGCTATCTACCAGTCTACCACCAATTACATCCATTTttacattaataataataataacaaacagTCTAACACCATCACCTATAAAATTTGATGTGATTTGATTGaaaagtataaattaaattattatagtgAGGTAAATTTTCAACTCTCACAAGGCTCCATTCGTGACAAATCACTAATCGTCCGTATCAACATTCCAAAAAATTAACAGTCACAAAGCACCCACccaaaacttttagaaaatactCTGCTGCCATGGAAATAAATTCCAAACATGAAAAAGCAAACAACCCCCACTTAAGGCTTTCCATGATGTTTGATGATAAAAGCAACTCAAGGGATAATTTTTCCTGTTTTTatgtcttttaaaatattagagttGACGTTCATACCATGTTGATAAATTTGTTATATAAGGTTTCATACATGACCACAATTAGCTGTTCTGGTTTCAAACCAAGATGATGGGACCCACTTCTACTACAATGTTTTTGTTTAGGAATCGCCGGCAACACGTTTTGATTATTAAAAGAGTGGGtggtattttgaaaaaaatctattaactttaaaattattttcaaatctatgacatgatttttttttattttttttaaggtatcaaaattattatttaaaaattttatttaatattaaaagttcgttttattgagaatgattttaaaactaccatatttttctaaatgagtgacatttttatcaaaatatcaaaatatcaaaatgagtgacattttaaaatttgtttgaagGACAATGTACGTAGACGGTAGTAGTCTAGTAGATGACAGTTATTTAATTGACTTTAAACTTTATACAAGGACAATCTATCACCCAGTAGTAGGTGACAGTTATTTAATTGACTTCAATTTAAACAAGGAGAATCTATCTACACGGTAGTAGATGACAGCTATTTTATtgacttcaattttatttgggGGAAAGGGAGGGAGGGGGTGGGGTGGAGATGGGCAATATTAAAAGCCCCTTGGCAGTCCGCAGTTCTCATTCTGCTGTGTTGACACTCCGTGCTTCCACCGATAGTTTCAGCATCTCACCCGACAGGTCCGTAGATTTCGCTCTTCTAATTGTCTTATTTACTCTCTTTTCCATGcacaaagttattttttatttttaagcttTTTTTAACCGGAGAGTTAAACGCTATGCTTGGTTGCTAGAAaacattaggaaaaaaaaaatattaacacaATGTTTAGTTGTtggataatattaaaatattaaatgatcaCACACTActgtataaataaattttgagtgaAATTGATACATATTTATGGTTTGTAAAGTGACAATTTATGTCTTAATCATGATGGATGTAGCATCAACAACTCTTGAGTGTATgggaataaaaattttaaggtagTATGAATAAAAGATCTTCCCATGTTACATTATTCAATTTTGAACGATGAATCaagatttgtttttattgtcaATCATTTTAGTTACAAAACACAAAATCTATATTTTGATTCGGGGAATAATTCATTTTTGTTGTCCCTTGGATATCTAAGTTAtggtttattaaaaaaagtaaagtgtaaattatttttaaaaacataaatgatGTAAACACATAATTTGTTAGGACTTTGTTCACACGTCCTATTGTGTTGTAAATTATACTACAATCATTGTTGTGATTTTCTAATTACCATCCATAATGAAATCTTGATCTGAAGCAAAAACTCTATGACTTGGAGGAAAGTTACCAGCATaaagggttttagggtttttgcATGCATTTTATTGTGGAAAGAATGTGAAAGCCGTCACTAGCCTATATTGCACATGCATTAGGCTAAGGGTGTCTCACATGCATGACCTCCCTTGAAGCTTGAACAATAGTTGATTGgtagattatttttaaagtattggCTAATTTGCATTTAGTTTTTGGCTAATCACGATGcgttaattttcttatttattcccaaatctatttgattttattatgcttTCTGAGACATTCAATAAAACTTATAGGCAACCTACCATCTTCGATCTACTGATTTTATTGAGCTGAGTAGGGGGGtgagtttagaaaaataaattacacaaattcatttaatatagtttatttgttaaaaaattggaatatgATGTGATGGGTACATATATACTTGCTTTTATAGGATGTTTAAAatgtgatttgattttttgCGCTTTGAAATTAGCATTTATGTTATAGTTTCACTTGGTAAATAACATCATTTCATTAGGCTATATATAAGCTCATAAGTTTTTACAAGGGAATCAAAGTTTTATTCTCAACGTCGTAACATTcttgattcttttttaaaattttaggttcATAATGGGTGAAAGTTCTCTTCCTATTGAGCAAAGAATTGATATTGAAGATTTGCTTGCTAAGGTAGAAGAAAGTGCTCAATCTCAAAATGGATGGCTTACGATACCTAAGGTTCCGGTGACTTTGAGAAATATCCTGGATTTCCCTAAATGGATTGAACCAAGCGTGATTTCAATTGGTCCCTACTACCATGACCATGATAATCTCCAAGAAGGGGAAAAACTCAAGCGTCTATGGGCCAAAAGGTTCATTGATGACAGCAATCAACGAGTTCGTTGCTTGTAtcagaaaattgaaagaaagataCGGGAACTAAGGAATTGCTATGATAGCCAAgcaatattaaaatataatgacAAGCAACTAGCTACAATGTTCGTGCTAGATGAATGCTTTTTACTACATTTCATCCGTTCCTTCTGCAGTAATAAGGAGGGTGGGCTCAATGGTTCAAATATTACAAATCATCATATAGCTTATATTCAACAAGATTTGTTCTTGTTGGAGAACCAACTTCCCTTTCAAGTCCTCAAATTGTTGTTCCAGGATGCACAATTTCAAGATTCCAACTCCATGGAAGAATTGATAAAAGATTTTGTCACCTTTAAGATCATCATGAGTCGAGGAAAATCAGGAATAAAACTGAAAGACGAGGAAAATGAGCCCTTCCATCTCCTAGACCTTTTGCGAGGTGTCCTCTTAGGCAAATTGAAAAACATTCGCAAGCCACCAGTTGTGGTGAGTGAACCACAACAACAGATGCAAGAAGTTGATGAGAAAGGGAACTCTCAAGAAACAAATAAAGCTCCTAATCGAGGAATCTTGGGCTCCACACGCACATCCAACAAAGAAGAGCATGAGAGATGCCTCTGGCACTCATATAGAAATGTCCAGGAGCTTATGGCAGTGGGCATCCATTTTAAGCCAAGTGAGACAAGTTTCTTGACAGACATTTCTTTCACATCCATTTTTAGAGTCATAAAGAAAAACCTTTCCATGTAGTGTAAAAATGTCTTAGCTATTTTAGAGCTAAGACATCTTAAGCTCGATCCATGCTGACAAAATGACAAGctagattttgaaaacatttcttttTCACTCTCTAACATCTAAAAAGGCCAAAAGAATCAAGATAACTTAGTgcatggaagaaaaagaaagtaacAAGACAGCTGGAAAAGCCAAATCTACCAACCTGTGGCGTGACCAGATGCCGAAAGTGTTGATGGAAGCAGTGAGTGAGAACAGCGTAGGATGATGAGGATTAATTTGCAATGGGAAACTGGGGCACTGCCAAGATGCTTTTAAACTTGGCCCCACTCAACCATTTAAAGGCACTGAGAGTGAATGAGCCTCAGGAAGCCGCCCTTCAACTAATTCTCAAAGGCAATCCCTTAAAGCAATGATCATTGTTCagtgtaaaattaaaaataaactgaCGTACGCTTccaccaatttttaaaaagttgaatagaaaattgaagtctcgCCTGAGCTCTTGTCCTTTTCGATAAATAACTGCTATCTACCAGTCTACCAGACTACCACGAATTACACCCATTTttacattaataataataataataaactttaattGTTAGATGATGGTCTAATACTATATCATGAGGCTAATAGTCTAACACCATCACCAATAAAATTTGATGTGATTTGATTGAAAAgtataaatcaaattattatattgAGGTAAATTTTCAACTCTCACAAGGCTCCATTCGTGACAAATCACTAATCATCCGTATCAACATTCCAAAAAATTAACAGTCACAAAGCACCCACCCAAAACTTGTAGAAAATACTCTGTTGCCATGGAAATAAATTCCAAACATGAAAGAGCAAACAACAGGGCATGTTTGGTTGatgtgtttgaaaattattttagaaaatagtttttaagaacaactttttatgtttttagaaaaaaaaaattatgtttgagaactaaattatgaaaaatagtttttattctcaaaaataaaaaagacatatttgattgagttaataaaaagttttttaaaatgagtaaaataaaaaacatgtttgaaagttaaattttttaattaataaaatataataggaaTCAAGATAATCTAGACAAAAgatttcttatctttttatgTGTGTTATGATAAATGTTACAAATTACCCTTTCAAAAGCCTGTACAATTCTCTCATTCATAAGTCAtcaccaatgatgaaaatatcggtaatcattgatatatcggagatatatcgacggatattttgaaaaaaaatatcaataaacctaaaattgatcaaaatttataaaaatataagaaaattttcataaaaatgtaattagaggtataatagatattttaaagttgttttattaaagaatttgatatatgtataatatgatttatcatatttgataataatatcgtatgcatcaataaaaatatgaattatataaatgtacatttattattaaattacatcaaatattatttcataataatattatgatatttgattgtaatatgtctaaattaaaaataaatattaatattaaaattatgatctatttaattcaattgtattaaatgatatatgtacaattttttaatatttaattaatttattaatgatattaaaaacactataaagaaaattattatgataatttttatattttttgtaatcaataaaaagaaatttttgtatttaattataaaataattataattaatttgctctctaaaattttcttttaaaattttctttacatgatgactttaaatatatattttaagtgcAATACATTTAACAAAGGGCAAGCTTGTCCTAGTGGTTTGATGAGTTGAATTTGAATCCCTTCAatggcacaaaaaaaaaaaacatttttgagaGTGCACTGTAGCGGGTGCATTGTAGCGAGCACTGTAGCGCATTGACCTGCATTGACTGGACAAAATATCGcgattttcttcctttttggcatttttttaattaaatcgGCAATTTATTGCCAGATGTCGATATATCGACGATTTTTTGtcgattttcaattatttttctcctctttgatTTTTCTCCACAAAATATCGTGTCAACGTCTCCCGATACACGATGTATCACCGATATATCCcgacattttcctccttgcataTTGATATATTTCGAGTCCACATAGAAACCTTTATAATTTGACAAAATAAGTGTTCCACGACCATTACTTTATTATgagttatattaaaaaaaaataatgaaaataaaaataaatatattttaaaaaaattaaggagattatatattattaaatttgattgtttttatttatgaagttATTAGTCGAAATGGATTCCTAACCATAATGCTTATGTATCTTCTTGAATGTATTTatcttcttaattatttttatttttctgtaatCTACATATCAAATactaaacaaaaagaaaataaaaataacaaataggatccaaagtcaaagaagaaacaatgttttaaaattcaGTTGGTCCAACTGGTTAAACTTTtcaggattttaaaaaatataagaatattaatgttctttttttttttttttcaaatataaaacttTTTCACATCTATTTCtgtaataattatataatgataattataaaagtaatatgaattaattaatataataatttcaaaaaaaaaatataaagacatgcaaataaaattaaatattataatttttttattttaagtacttaaatatgatatatatgttttatttaataaaatttaaaatattaatacgtttatatttattttcatcatttaatttaatatatcaaatataaaaataaaatatttttaaatttttaaattttttatatttatttttaattttgtaatatattcttaatacttatattacaaaatcaa from Vitis riparia cultivar Riparia Gloire de Montpellier isolate 1030 chromosome 8, EGFV_Vit.rip_1.0, whole genome shotgun sequence includes the following:
- the LOC117921280 gene encoding UPF0481 protein At3g47200-like; translation: MEGQTRRSVAAEEGDQPSRNSSQTGPRPLRQIIDIDKISPRPEDWFASVISAERTDQSETQWVRRRIPKVPQILRRTQDFEKFYEPRVISFGPYHHGKPHLQQGEMLKPLFAQSFLAVSDQDIYKLYDEIDSNIGLVRMCYDKDQTNNYNSEELVRMMLLDGCSLLYFIYCVVNGDESNLHGLNVKSHFIAFARLDLFLLENQLPFEILKLLFEGARFGAATMEEMMKKFITSNITRPAGVALELDLVKEPPSHLLDLLRSGLLGPQPVPEQKGQSGGIWRGICPRETGEQQGDWQSYRNIKELAAAGIHLKPSRTTYLSDISFESYFFFGYLKLPQITIDASTKLMLLNLAAYEMSPNGPADLGVTSYICFLDSLIKNAEDVMLLQSNYTLFNFLGSDEKVADLFNDIAKDLVPNSTAYAHVKSGIQKHYNNKVNVCISKWLHANFTFLAFIAAVLALGLSISQTYFAAFPPHK